The window AGCAGAGATGACTCTGACTGTACCAGACAGCATCACAACCTGGACAGCCACCGCCTTCGTCATGTCTGAGAACCTGGGCCTGGGCATCGTAGAGGAGCCTGTAGAGGTATTCACATCACGTCAATAACCACCCAGAAATAAAGACTAAATAATACTCCTGAAAACACATGGAGAAACATCCCGAGACCAAATGTTTGTCTCTTCTTTTTAACCTGTTTCTTTGACATTTCAATCATTTTCTGATGTCTATTTAGAGtctgtattgttattttactgtttcagTTCAAAGAACTTTTAACCCTTTGAATGTTGTGTAGTATTATTTGGAGTAGCAGCAGTTATAATATGGGTATTTATAGTATGTGTTCTGGTAGAGCTGACTTTTATAGACAGAGGAATTATATTGGTAATAGTGTAAAGTTTGCACGTGATCTCCCTGCAGCTCAGAGTGTcccagtttttcttcatctcccttAACCTGCCGGCCTACATCATCcgaggagaggagctgctgctggaggtcgTTCTGTTCAACTCCTACTCTATAGACCTGGAGGTCAGTCCGTCTTCCATCAGTTTGGTTTGGTGGATCTAAATACTCTgatacccatgagcctcagctgcTCAATCAAAAAACAGATACTTTCTAATGTTCATCTTCTGTACTAATCATTCAGGAGGGTTTCAAGTCCATCCAGCTGTCAGTCATCTAACATCGTCTATGTAGAAAATtaacaggacttttacttccaGGAACAACTTCCACTTTGCAACTGTGTAGTGACAAGTTCTCATGCTGGAAAGAAGCATCAAAATGCCCATAAAACTTCTCAGTAACACTATATAATAAGCATCACATCTTTTTGTAAAGACGTAACGTTGACTTGAACAGTTGATAATGTGAAAGATGCTTTTAGGAAAATGTGATATGATTGTACTAGTTTTTAATAATGACCTAATAATTGATTGAATATCAAAGGACAGACAGCTGATCCATGAACCGGCACGTTAGTGACATTAACGTATTTAACGTTTTTTCACCaaaatctttgaaaaaaaaacaaaaaaacgtaaCGATAACTTAACgttactcctcgtagatcataaatgtttgaatataaaacgactcattgaaatcggttgagaaatttagaagttatagtgctttttatccagaaaaacggcagctcccccgttcactaCAGTCTTGCCTGGTCCGagatggcgcccacgttgacgcacaatccaggagtcaatgcggcgtctattggtgccttcaaatggggtcgtgtttaccgtgtttaccgtgttgGACCCATATGAAACACGCCACAAGTctgagttcacgacttgtggcGTGTTTCTTCAAGTTGACAGAAATGGCGGAAGttatggaagttaattttttggtgcataataagttaatatattataattttaacagtatattgtttttctttgtaattttacaatatgtctgaggaaaatgttgatattcctaacggcctcatccttttcctctgtcattatacctTTACATTTACTGCATAATGTTACCTAAACTGTTATCTTTTGTGGCTTctagtaacgttaatattgccgttgcttagcagcggtgatcttcatgacttaaccacttgaacgccacgcaCATTGTGTAAAAAGTCATGTCATAGGTCATTCAAGTGATGCTGGAATCAGATGACTACAAGATACAtctgctttaaagggactgtttgtaactttttaagcgtataaatgtaccgggtcgggacacatgcacgctcgcatatgcgcgttcgcgtgtggccgctgcctctcctcctctgcctgctcgccttcactcagacagagcgcgcgttctcgctccacctctagacgtgaacgctcgctcactccacactgcagaagagttagtttagctctgagaatatctagtgaatgttcagtggacgtttgtgcagaaataactgctgcagctcctccagaccaacagaggtttcccgtgtcttgtgaagtgacggggctccgcagagagaaacgttatcgtctcgttaccgaccgggtgccggtgtctccctgctctctccggctgcgggcggagagagcagggagactcgctgcggagccccgctgcatcagcctgcacttaggcaggaaaagccaacactaggatcagatctaaatcatgttcatggagagaccttggtctggtcagctaacattactgccaagcagctgaaatatagagtgatatcgtggttttagctgacgtgtgtcgcctcactgtgttgagcgatgcttcttcatgtctatttagagcgagcaagcacgagcccgacgctgactttagttgatttcacggccacaggtgttgctgttaacaagcatttctgaaagttacaaatagtccctttaattctgTTGAGTGTGATAGTGGGATGTATATTTCAGTGTGTACCAACAGTAAAACAGAGCAGGTGTTGGATTACGAGTTTGTGGAGTGAATGTGGTTCACAGGGTTAGTGGGGGTTGATTCAGGCGTCAGGTTGCTATAATCTAATGAGGTTTTAACATCTTAATAAGACTGCTGTCATCTCTGAGGACACGATGAGGACATGACCCAGGTTCTCTTTAATCTTTGAATCCTTCAGCACATCGTAAACAAGAGCTCACGACtcccgagagagagagagctgtgatttgtgttttaatttgttatttggTTACAACAACGCCCTTCGTACCGTCTGATCTCCGTTTAATGTGATCTGGGCGGgttcttcttctgctctttgTTCTCAGGTTGTGGTGATTGTTGCAGAGAGTGAGATTTTTGAGTTTGTGTACGTGGATGATGACGAGCTCTCCGTGCCCAATGTTCGTGAGGTGACTGTGGGATTGCAGAGCAGCGCGTCCATCCTTGTTCCCATCAAGCCGCTGGTCCTCGGAGAGATACCCATCTCTGTGACAGCCCTGTCGATTGATGCGTCTGACCGGGTCCTCAGGACGGTGCTCGTCAAGGTGAAAATCACAGAAACAGGGGGTTCAAATAATGTGGTGGTAATGGAGGAGTTCCAGATTACATCCAGGTACATTTGGTGTTATAACCTCTAATAtttggaggacggaacctgccaaaataataaataaataaataaatgactcaataaataaataaataaatatgtcattaaatgtagcaacaatttatttgaattaattaattaatttatctttgttaattctcttatttattcactcttctgtttaatttgaccttttatttatttatgtatttattttgatcaatttttaaatttattcattagcatttattttttattcatttattttatatttatttttaaatgtgtgtatatttatttatttatttatttatgcatgattttcccttccTCACATTTCTTAAGTCTtgagtcatttatgtatttcttcattctgtctgtcaacctgctgcagctcctctaatGAGACCTCCCCTCATCTGCTGCTCCACTGTAACCCTACAAATCTTGATCTGGTTTCACAGCTCAGCCGTTTCCCAGAAATATTACTCACcacgtttgtttgtgtgttcattttTCACGGCTTGTTGATTCTGCAGGCCGAAGGACTTGAGCAGTCTCACTCCACCTCGCTGCTGTTGGAGCTTTCTCCGTCGCAGCCGAGAATAGTCAGAGACGTCATGTTCAGCTTCCCGCCAGATGTTGTGGAGGGCAGCGAGAGAGCTTCGGTGACGGCCGTCGGTATGTAAACACACTGAATAACCCCGAGTCACCACCAGCACGGGAAACAAACAGATTCAGGCCTCACGTCACCCGAGGTCTGATTcctgtaaaacaacaacagagtcGATTCCTAACTAATGAAAagatttactgtatgttaagtaaacacaaaacataatcaATAATACGTTTCGAACAGTATGACCGAACCctgagaccttaaaaaaagggaggatatCACAACCAAAGCGGGGTGTTTGGtggtttcagagactttgtttcttgcattctggtgactttaagagagtgaaaatagcaaaataatagGTACACTGCAtgctttttatgttaaacttttgattttacctttaaagggactgtttgtaagaatcagaaatgtcttgttaacagctacacctgtgtccgttaagtcaactaaagtcagcgtcctgttgctggcgcttgtgctcgctctacatagacatgaaggagcatcgctcaacacagtgaggagacacacgtcagctaaaagcacaatatcactctatatttcagctgcttggccgtaatgttagctgaccagaccaaggtctctccatgaatcaatgctgatcctagtgttggcttttcctgcttcagcctcccgaccgcggccggagggaacaggggagacgccggagttttggtcggagacgataacgtttctctctgcggagccccgtcacttcacaagacacgggaaacctctgttggtctggaggagctgcagcagttatttctgcacaaacgtccactgaacattcactagatattctcagagctaaactaactcttctgcagtgtggagtgagcagcatgcacgtgagaggtggagcgaaagagcgagaacgagcgcggtgtgtgaggaCTCCgatcctggagaccaaagctacggtctcccccgcgtcctccgaccgcggccaacactgtttaacagacgggcttcattagatacaaccaagaggttttggtgcttcactggagtttgtgttggagtctgagtctgaacagcggagacacacgagcgcgcatgagacatATATttacgcaattctgttgaaatgccctaaaacgaagcgtttcagacagagggtgaatacaggtatattcaggcagaaagggttttttttaacctgaaaatgagcacgatatggaacctttaaataaagtgaaaccagCTGCAGTTAATAGAGGCTTTAGATTTAATGAATACAGACCTTATAATCCTGTAgtttgtctcacacacacacacacacactccagcatGGACTTTCAAACATTGGACACGTGTGTGCTAAACAACACGGATTATAATAAGCAGAGTGGTGTCTTGCGGAGCACAGATGTTCAAACAGAGAGCCGTGCAGGAAGTTAAagtgtcgctcctccgtgtaaCGAGGTGCAGACGTTCATCGTGAAAACACAAGCTGCGGCATGCTGAGATCATAGTTTCCTCAACGCTCAGGTGTTGAACACAGACCATATTTACAACAGAGATAGTCGGCGTTGTTGTAGTGATGTTAAAGGTTAAGTGTCAGCGCCGCGGCGAGGAGGAAACCTGTGATGAAGCAGCTGGTTGTAGTTCGCCGTGTGATCGGTGGAAACTTCACACAACACGGTGACGTCAGCTCGGAGCTAAATCTGGCCTCCTGCTGCAGAGTGTGCAGGTGATATTACCCTCACATAAAGAAGTATACGTATATTcacaagtatactttatgtaataatatcaatggactagtagtatacttgtaagtgtactacttcaatacctcttgggactaaattggcccacttttttagtttataaaagtatacttttaactATAAATGTAAGATTAGtgaactttgagtacacaactcgtttacatccaagttgtattttgtactgcaactatactatgaacaatactacaagtgaacttataggcatactgttagtttactggTTATATACTTCTAGcccatttttatattatatatacagtatatattctcagtaaactactagtttaatagtttttactgcaagtatacttgtaagttttcatCCTCATGTCTGATCTGTGTGGTTTCCACGGTGACGAAGGCGACATCCTCGGGCCGTCCATCAGCGGCCTGGACTCTCTGATCCAGATGCCGTACGGCTGCGGGGAGCAGAACATGATCAACTTTGCCCCGAACATCTACGTCCTGCAGTACCTGAGCGCCGTGGGACAGACGGACCAGGAGACCACGGACAGAGCCACGAACCACATGATGACgggtaaatataaaacaatgacatCATTACTGTAACAGCGGGATTTGCTTTATTTAGCAGTTTTTGCTTCTGCTGCGTAGAATAATCAGGATTTTATGAGATATATTTTTGGGGTTTGTCGTTTTGATTTgacctccatgttaaaaacATTTGTGTCCAGAAGAAGCCAGAAGATGACCTGATATGATCTCTGGTGTCCTTCCCGCCAGGTTATGAGCGAGAGCTGACCTATCAGAGAGCAGACGGCTCCTTCAGTGCCTTCGGAGACCAGGACTCATCTGGAAGCACCTGGTGTGTAATAAATAGGGGTGGGGAAGAAAAAATGATTCACCTACAGTATTTATCACGATTTTTTTGTTTACGTTAGTGTTTAGTactgcagaggtagaaggaagttaccgcttttattgtggtagtctgagtaacgtgacgtcatatctgttccgtatccgtcaaccaaaacaaactgcagcgagccgaaacagaatttttttcagatgtaTGTCCGCCTTTCTTCagccttttttcagacaattgacctttatgttgttgttgtttttttttttacatttttctgacttttttttctgacttatgttcggacatttttcagacattttatcggatttttttcagacatatgtCAGActtattttctgacttttttcgccCTACTTTTGTAAATTCTTTggtcatttttcagaatttatttgGTAATTTTTCAGAATCTTTTTTTGATATATGTCGGCCTTTCTTCagcctttttcagacattttctggacatttttttgtcagacttttcttctgccaaaaaagaacaaagtagtcaacgttggagggtcatcgtggatacgacctgcaccctcccatgttaaatccagcgtggtaaacactacacatccagtaaaggatggaaacactttgggtttcacacattgacaggaaaagcagagctaggcagagcagagctaaagctgcatgctaactctgtcacggacaggaagcgttatggtatggcggtaacgtgccGGTCGACTTCAGGACaactctgactacatacatgctgataatcaacatttttactggatcaatttagatattttccaaagtaaaagtccctagaagtgtatgattcaactttttcccttcatggtctagaggtaaaaaagttaacaacaatcacaatagATCTTAATATGGAATACGAGTATGGttatagtattgaatcaggagatacgTAGGTGGATCGTCCCAGCCGTAGTAATAAAGTTGTTCATAGATGCAGCAGGAACACTGATGACAGAATCTTTGTCTCTGCAGGCTCACTGCGTTCGTGCTGAGGTGTTTCCTGCAGGCGCGGCCGTTCATCAGCATGGACGCCCACGTGCTGCAGACAGCGGCGGCCTGGTTAGCAGCCCAGCAGGGGGCCGACGGGGGATCCGAGGAGCCCGGCCGGGTCATCCACACCGAGCTCCAAGGAGGACTGGACGGCGTCGTCTCCCTCACAGCCTACATCGTCATCGCCCTGCTGGAAGACAGCGACATCAAGGTGAGaggtctagacactggtga is drawn from Sebastes umbrosus isolate fSebUmb1 chromosome 18, fSebUmb1.pri, whole genome shotgun sequence and contains these coding sequences:
- the cd109 gene encoding CD109 antigen; this encodes MRPPPKPEFPGEEMFFMTQEDGSHVEQHQEPRERRNFPETWIWMDINTNNSDTAEMTLTVPDSITTWTATAFVMSENLGLGIVEEPVELRVSQFFFISLNLPAYIIRGEELLLEVVLFNSYSIDLEVVVIVAESEIFEFVYVDDDELSVPNVREVTVGLQSSASILVPIKPLVLGEIPISVTALSIDASDRVLRTVLVKAEGLEQSHSTSLLLELSPSQPRIVRDVMFSFPPDVVEGSERASVTAVGDILGPSISGLDSLIQMPYGCGEQNMINFAPNIYVLQYLSAVGQTDQETTDRATNHMMTGYERELTYQRADGSFSAFGDQDSSGSTWLTAFVLRCFLQARPFISMDAHVLQTAAAWLAAQQGADGGSEEPGRVIHTELQGGLDGVVSLTAYIVIALLEDSDIKAQYGSQVSAALIYLETRLSLGVSSNYSLSLLAYALALSDSSNADPALSELLGRAEMTDGVPMWSSPDGGLSSSWQPRSADIEMASYVLLTQQRLGHVTEGLILMKWLSQQRNHLGGFGSTQDTVVALQALSVFAALTSHNFNLEVRVKASTSDAMTTVASTSDAMTTDAMTTDTSTTDSSTTDSSTTFASTTVASFHIRQDNYLLHQSRQIDPDELNLQVTAEGRGFALFQLNVFYNIRNDGTRTRTRRHAGEHEAFYLYVELMDTEMNSAHLYICSR